CTACTTTTTTATAATCTCCAAGAGATTTTTGATTTGGGTTGGAAGCCCATCCCCATGTAGTTCTGTCAGCAAGTATAGTTGCACCTAAAGACAATCCTGCGCCTTTCAAAAATCCTGTTTGCTGTGTGTAAGCAATCCATGTATTTGCTGTATGTTTTGCATATCCTGGAACAAGGTCGCCTTCTTGTAGAGATTCTACATTTGATTTTGTAATTAGGTTTTCAGTTAAGGCATAATTTAAAGTAAGATTCAAACCTTTAATGATTTCTCCTCTCAAGTCAAATTCAATTCCTTTTGATTCTGATTCTCCTTTTATGATAGAATATTGTTCGGTTGGAGCATTGTTAGGATCACTTATCAACTCATTTTTCTTAGTAATTTGGTAAATAGATAAGGTAGTTGTCCATTTTTTATCAAACCAATCTCTTTTTACTCCTATCTCCAAATTATTTCCTGTAATAGGTTTAATTTTGTCTCCATTTCTCAAAATGCCAGATTGAGGCACAAAACTTTGGTCATATAAAGCATAAACTGAAGTATGCTCATCAACTGAACCACTAAGTCCAATTCTTGGAGTCCATTGACTAGCTTTTTGCTCTGCACCACCATAACTTGATTGAGAAATATCTGTAAAACGAGTAGCCAAAGTAAGACGGATTTTATCGTCTAAAAATCCTAATTCATCTTGAAGATATATTCCTGAATATTGTAAATTAATTCTTCCATAAGGACTTGAACGGATTTCTAATGGTTGTGACAAATCAAAATCAGGATAGCCATTTGTTACAGGTTGGTAGCTATCTGCTGTCATTGAAAAATAATTATCACCTGTTTCTAATTGATGCGATTGATTCCAGTCTGCCATATATTCTTTTGTTCCTACATCCAAAGCACCAACTAATTTATGACTAACACCACCTGTCATAACTTTACCGTTAACATAAACTTGTGCAAATTTCATGATATTACTAGATTCAAATAAGCTCACATTACGCTGAATCAAATCTTTTTGTACATCACCAGCCCACATACTTTGTCCGATTTGATAGCTATTTATATAGGTAGTTTGTGCTGTGATTTTCCAATCTTTTTTAAATTCATGTTGGAAATTTACATTGAAAGTTTGGTCATCAACAAGGCTTGGTTCAAGTCCTGGGTCGCCTAAAGTGGTCTCAGCAGGATA
This is a stretch of genomic DNA from Bernardetia sp. MNP-M8. It encodes these proteins:
- a CDS encoding TonB-dependent receptor, with translation MKIIFTFLFTALLHTVLLAQSSINGTIQLNDGTPAVAVNIYLEGTNIGTTTNAVGFYEIKNVEAGNHTLKIVGITIKPISKIISVEANQTITLNFTVEESTGNLNEVSVRASSEKSKSKVSTSLRLQTEIEKLPQNIQVIQRKDLDNQIVLSLSDGLLRNVSGTMRLEHWGDVYARVNMRGSRASAFFNGVNITSSWGPLTEDMSYVERVEFVKGPAGFMMSSGEPSGIYNIVTKKPTGDDFNGSVRFTTGSYNLFRAEADVDTKITNKLSARLNVMGQNKNSFRDYEYNDRYIVAPSLRYDFNSKTKLTAEYIYQKAKMSNIGASYIFSTEGYATYPAETTLGDPGLEPSLVDDQTFNVNFQHEFKKDWKITAQTTYINSYQIGQSMWAGDVQKDLIQRNVSLFESSNIMKFAQVYVNGKVMTGGVSHKLVGALDVGTKEYMADWNQSHQLETGDNYFSMTADSYQPVTNGYPDFDLSQPLEIRSSPYGRINLQYSGIYLQDELGFLDDKIRLTLATRFTDISQSSYGGAEQKASQWTPRIGLSGSVDEHTSVYALYDQSFVPQSGILRNGDKIKPITGNNLEIGVKRDWFDKKWTTTLSIYQITKKNELISDPNNAPTEQYSIIKGESESKGIEFDLRGEIIKGLNLTLNYALTENLITKSNVESLQEGDLVPGYAKHTANTWIAYTQQTGFLKGAGLSLGATILADRTTWGWASNPNQKSLGDYKKVDAGIFWGNDDVQVTLNVYNVLDEYLYSGAPYGTFYYYQAEAPRNWRLALAYKF